In candidate division WOR-3 bacterium, a genomic segment contains:
- the pbpC gene encoding penicillin-binding protein 1C codes for MGRKRLAGWLLLAVAAVLVQLLGAGLALYLAIPPSPALVRGDKLAALVVTDRNGVVLREVRSAEYGVSYWAGLDRISPWFLEAVLAAEDRRFYYHCGIDLPALARAVLANLRAGRVVSGGSTITQQLARSVYPARRRNILAKVVEMLQAIRLELHLSKREILEAYVNRVWFGNQVYGVDAAARLYFDRTPDRLSLAQSCFLAAVVRSPAEYDPYRRFRRARERQRWILAAMLEQGRIGGLEYEAALAESIVPAVPRNRFRAPHFVDMVLAAKSKAQGSRLKAGTVRTTLDWCVQQQCEDLVEAQLNRLVDYHVTNAAVVVLDRRTGDVVAMVGSRDYFSPDAGQVNACLSPRQPGSAVKPFVYALAFEQGLAPASIVSDLPGYFSELAGDYMPRNYDRAFHGPVSCRTALGSSYNVPAVRLAEQVGPARLLDVLRRCGITSLERDAGYYGLALALGTGDVSLLELTNAYRVLANCGEYSPVRTTFETGSETTSSRRRVFSPQAAFLVTDILCDNEARAPSFGSFSCLCLPFACAVKTGTSKDFRDNWTIGYTQDYVVGVWVGNFDGSPMHRVSGVSGAGPLFRDVMLTVQREEPAGFSEPAGIVRRPVCPKSGQIPGRFCSGTVIELFASGDEPCETCAVHRVLRVNPETGELASACQPGVERVFEVYPAEYWSWMADNGMPLPPASPEESRFQESELSDRPSVLFPDEDDVFKIDPDVSRDCQAVLLKGLVPPGTVEAAWILDGQELARVQAPFTLFWNLVPGRHRLQLAAGTKVSQEVSFLVLP; via the coding sequence ATGGGAAGGAAGCGATTGGCTGGCTGGTTGCTCTTGGCCGTGGCTGCCGTGCTGGTGCAGTTGCTTGGAGCCGGTCTGGCACTGTATCTCGCAATCCCGCCGAGCCCGGCTCTTGTGCGTGGGGACAAGCTTGCCGCGCTGGTCGTCACCGACCGGAATGGAGTCGTATTACGCGAAGTTCGCTCGGCAGAATACGGTGTGTCATACTGGGCCGGGCTAGACCGGATTAGCCCATGGTTTCTTGAAGCTGTGCTTGCAGCCGAGGACCGTAGATTCTACTACCATTGCGGTATTGACCTACCAGCACTTGCCCGGGCCGTGCTTGCGAATCTGCGGGCCGGTAGGGTAGTTTCCGGCGGCTCAACCATCACCCAGCAACTGGCGCGAAGCGTGTATCCTGCAAGACGCCGGAACATTCTTGCCAAGGTGGTAGAGATGCTGCAGGCCATACGGCTTGAGCTGCATCTTTCCAAGCGTGAAATCCTTGAAGCCTATGTCAACCGCGTGTGGTTTGGGAATCAGGTTTACGGAGTTGACGCTGCGGCTCGGCTGTACTTTGATCGCACCCCGGACCGGCTGTCGCTGGCTCAGAGCTGCTTTCTTGCTGCGGTCGTGCGGTCGCCCGCAGAGTATGACCCGTACCGACGATTCCGCCGTGCACGGGAACGCCAGCGCTGGATTCTTGCAGCGATGCTGGAGCAGGGCAGGATAGGCGGGTTGGAGTACGAGGCTGCGCTTGCGGAGAGCATCGTGCCGGCTGTGCCCAGAAACCGTTTCCGCGCTCCACATTTTGTGGATATGGTGCTTGCCGCAAAGTCTAAGGCTCAAGGTTCGAGGCTCAAGGCGGGAACGGTGCGCACAACTCTGGACTGGTGTGTGCAACAGCAGTGTGAAGACTTGGTTGAGGCGCAACTGAACCGGCTTGTGGACTATCATGTGACCAATGCCGCGGTAGTCGTGCTTGATCGCAGGACCGGGGACGTAGTGGCAATGGTCGGCTCACGTGACTATTTCTCGCCGGACGCAGGTCAGGTCAACGCCTGCCTGAGCCCAAGGCAACCCGGGTCGGCAGTGAAGCCGTTTGTCTATGCTCTTGCGTTCGAGCAGGGGCTTGCGCCTGCGAGTATTGTATCAGACCTGCCCGGATACTTTTCCGAGCTTGCCGGCGACTACATGCCGCGGAACTACGACCGAGCATTCCATGGGCCGGTGAGCTGCCGTACTGCGCTCGGTTCGTCCTATAACGTGCCGGCAGTACGTCTTGCCGAGCAGGTCGGACCGGCACGGCTGCTGGACGTGCTGCGCCGATGTGGAATCACAAGCCTTGAGCGAGACGCGGGCTATTACGGCCTAGCTCTGGCACTCGGAACCGGTGACGTATCGCTGCTTGAGCTGACGAATGCTTATCGTGTACTTGCCAATTGCGGTGAGTACTCGCCAGTTCGCACGACGTTTGAAACCGGATCAGAGACAACTTCCAGCCGTAGGCGGGTGTTCAGTCCTCAGGCTGCTTTTCTTGTGACCGATATCCTTTGCGACAACGAAGCTCGGGCACCGTCATTCGGCTCGTTTTCCTGTCTGTGCCTGCCGTTTGCCTGTGCAGTTAAGACCGGAACCTCCAAAGATTTTAGGGACAACTGGACGATCGGTTACACACAGGACTACGTGGTTGGGGTGTGGGTCGGCAACTTCGACGGCTCACCGATGCACCGGGTATCGGGTGTAAGCGGTGCCGGACCGCTCTTCCGTGACGTGATGCTCACAGTCCAGCGAGAAGAGCCGGCCGGATTTTCCGAGCCAGCCGGTATCGTCCGCAGGCCGGTTTGTCCTAAGTCAGGGCAGATACCGGGCAGGTTCTGCTCCGGTACGGTGATTGAGCTGTTCGCATCCGGCGATGAGCCATGCGAGACATGCGCAGTTCACCGAGTGCTGCGTGTGAATCCTGAGACCGGCGAGCTTGCATCTGCGTGTCAGCCCGGGGTCGAGCGGGTGTTTGAGGTGTACCCAGCCGAATACTGGTCGTGGATGGCAGACAATGGTATGCCGCTGCCGCCGGCAAGCCCAGAAGAGTCCCGATTTCAAGAATCGGAGTTGTCCGACCGGCCCTCAGTGCTTTTCCCGGACGAGGACGACGTGTTCAAGATTGACCCGGATGTAAGCCGGGATTGCCAGGCGGTTCTGCTCAAAGGACTGGTGCCTCCAGGTACGGTTGAGGCCGCCTGGATTCTGGACGGTCAAGAGCTTGCTCGGGTCCAAGCGCCGTTCACTCTGTTCTGGAATCTTGTTCCTGGCCGGCACCGGCTTCAACTTGCGGCCGGAACAAAGGTCAGTCAGGAAGTTAGCTTTTTGGTCTTGCCCTGA